The Hyphomonas sediminis genome contains a region encoding:
- the trxA gene encoding thioredoxin, translating to MATINVNEDDFDGVVTASDVPVVVDFWAEWCGPCKQMSPHLEAVSDEMDGKVKIVKVNVDDFPLVGARYGVRGLPTLLMFKGGKVAATRNGAMNRQALTDWIKQSL from the coding sequence ATGGCTACGATCAATGTAAATGAAGACGATTTTGACGGAGTGGTCACCGCTTCGGATGTCCCCGTTGTTGTGGACTTCTGGGCCGAGTGGTGCGGTCCCTGTAAGCAGATGTCTCCGCACCTTGAGGCCGTTTCCGACGAAATGGACGGCAAGGTGAAGATCGTGAAGGTCAACGTAGACGACTTCCCGCTGGTTGGCGCGCGTTATGGCGTTCGCGGGCTGCCGACGTTGCTCATGTTCAAGGGCGGCAAGGTCGCCGCGACGCGCAACGGCGCCATGAACCGTCAGGCTTTGACCGACTGGATCAAGCAGAGCCTCTGA
- the addA gene encoding double-strand break repair helicase AddA — protein sequence MSDAPAHEQAFRAAIAAQADAANPNVSAYATANAGSGKTKVLIDRVARLLLRRPDGRPGAEPDSILCITYTRAAANEMLTRLFKTLGDWAVKEDDSLREALAKLEGREPDSYTRDDLRDARRLFARALETPGGLRIETIHAFCARILRRFPLEAGVVPGFAEMEERDARALWQTAKESAILHGFENTPEDIALLAREAMNEGASSALDALRSSSAAVMRFAERFAFQIDAMLDALRVDLAAPAESPDQLLETAMGAQLPRDVIREARDALRQGTATDQGRADVLTKVLAAETPEAAWSAYSSFFLTSAGEFRKQNPYTKTPGQLCPALKEYFEIKDADGRETRRIRALVETLKRASAFARTAALLRVGLPALEAYRDEKQRRGALDFDDLIQKTRALLEADGMSSWVLYKLDGSISHILLDEAQDTSPDQWDLIRALTNEFGVGEGRDYSQDPRTIFIVGDEKQSIYSFQGAEPQRLLTETRRLEERMPGSAGVEMLMSFRSGPEVLKFVDSVWNLAPPIEVASGDTPPLTADNTLHTARRWDQPGMVEMWPVDPKGADEDADAWERPVDVVRSTSPKARLANSIAEGIRRMIDTGEAVWEGKNARPMRPEDVLILVSKRQGGLFDSLISALKEKGLPVAGADRLILTDFIGVQDCLNLMRFANLDLRDLTVAEILRGPFCGLVDDDRYLFPLGSNRRREESLWSRVQQGNDPDVQRAARFLQGLLDRAHLPPYEFLSHVLDRVGECGSTGWEMLNARLGTPARDPIEALLSRSISQDSAAPSSIQAFVAAIESESVEIKRDLADAGREVRVMTVHGAKGLQAPVVILPDTTFKPKTGAPSVLESANAVVWSPRKDTDADVSAKARALSEAKAREEHRRLLYVALTRAQDRLIIAGHWQGPVGEGKTGYDKDSWYALCDSAMAALEHVELDGIRRFGNVLTAKSAGILDSGSAGAALPGWALTTAPVDPAGRKLSAPTSLLGPKTRVVAPFDAAREARLKRGRAIHALLQYLPELPAERREAAAETYLNKDAELTEAQRAEMKAAALGVMRDEALQELFLPGGRAEAAIIGKSDLLPPGTVINGRVDRLVVTSERVLVIDFKTDQPAPDDPKNVAETYIAQMAAYWAVLRTAFPDREVIATLCWTDGPRLMRLPERQLLDVLTSARGMV from the coding sequence ATGAGTGACGCCCCGGCGCATGAACAAGCCTTCCGCGCAGCCATCGCCGCGCAGGCGGATGCGGCAAATCCAAACGTTTCGGCATACGCAACTGCCAATGCCGGGTCTGGAAAAACCAAGGTTCTGATTGATCGGGTTGCGCGTCTGCTGCTTCGGAGGCCGGATGGCCGTCCGGGGGCGGAGCCAGACTCAATCCTCTGCATAACGTATACGCGGGCCGCGGCGAACGAAATGCTTACGCGCTTGTTCAAGACGCTGGGCGATTGGGCCGTCAAAGAAGACGATAGCTTGAGGGAGGCACTGGCAAAGCTCGAAGGGCGGGAGCCTGATAGCTATACTCGGGACGATCTTCGAGACGCCCGGAGATTGTTTGCGCGCGCGCTGGAGACGCCCGGTGGCCTCAGAATTGAGACCATCCACGCATTCTGCGCCCGCATTCTGCGCCGGTTTCCTCTTGAAGCCGGCGTCGTGCCTGGCTTTGCCGAGATGGAAGAGCGCGATGCGCGGGCGTTGTGGCAAACCGCAAAAGAGAGCGCCATACTTCATGGGTTCGAGAATACGCCGGAAGATATAGCGCTGCTTGCGCGGGAAGCGATGAATGAAGGCGCGTCCAGCGCGCTGGACGCATTAAGGTCCTCCAGCGCCGCAGTCATGCGCTTTGCCGAGAGGTTCGCATTCCAAATCGACGCTATGCTGGATGCCTTGCGGGTTGATTTGGCCGCTCCAGCGGAGTCGCCCGACCAACTTCTTGAAACAGCGATGGGCGCGCAGCTGCCGCGAGACGTAATCCGGGAAGCGCGGGATGCTTTACGACAAGGTACGGCGACTGATCAGGGTAGGGCAGACGTCTTGACGAAGGTTCTGGCGGCCGAAACACCGGAAGCGGCCTGGAGCGCGTATTCCTCCTTCTTTCTTACAAGCGCTGGCGAGTTCCGGAAGCAAAACCCTTACACCAAGACGCCTGGCCAGCTTTGCCCTGCGTTAAAGGAATATTTTGAGATCAAGGATGCCGATGGCCGCGAGACCCGGCGTATTCGCGCGCTTGTCGAAACCTTGAAGCGCGCGAGTGCATTTGCGCGCACGGCTGCATTGCTTCGGGTTGGGCTTCCGGCGCTCGAAGCATACCGCGATGAAAAACAACGCCGGGGCGCCCTCGACTTTGACGATTTGATCCAGAAGACACGGGCATTGCTGGAAGCAGACGGCATGTCGAGCTGGGTGCTTTACAAGCTCGATGGAAGCATCTCGCATATTCTTCTGGATGAGGCGCAGGACACCAGTCCGGACCAATGGGACCTTATTCGGGCCCTGACGAATGAATTCGGCGTGGGTGAGGGGCGCGACTATTCGCAAGACCCAAGAACGATCTTCATCGTCGGTGATGAAAAGCAGTCGATTTACTCGTTTCAAGGCGCGGAGCCACAGCGTTTGCTGACCGAGACAAGGCGTCTCGAAGAAAGAATGCCAGGATCGGCAGGCGTCGAAATGCTGATGTCATTTCGCTCTGGGCCGGAAGTCTTGAAGTTTGTGGACTCGGTCTGGAACCTGGCGCCGCCAATTGAAGTAGCCTCCGGCGATACTCCGCCGCTTACGGCCGACAACACGCTGCATACGGCGCGTCGCTGGGATCAACCCGGCATGGTGGAAATGTGGCCCGTTGATCCTAAAGGTGCCGACGAAGACGCGGATGCCTGGGAGCGCCCCGTAGACGTGGTGAGATCCACTTCTCCGAAGGCGCGTTTGGCAAACTCGATCGCTGAAGGCATTCGCCGAATGATCGATACGGGGGAAGCAGTCTGGGAAGGCAAGAACGCGCGCCCAATGCGGCCGGAAGACGTACTTATTCTTGTTAGCAAGCGGCAAGGCGGCCTTTTTGACTCTCTCATCTCAGCATTGAAGGAAAAAGGGCTGCCCGTGGCGGGCGCTGACCGGTTGATCCTCACAGATTTTATAGGCGTTCAGGATTGTCTCAATCTCATGCGTTTCGCCAATCTGGATCTTCGGGATCTGACGGTTGCAGAGATACTGCGCGGTCCATTCTGTGGTCTTGTGGACGACGACCGGTACCTCTTCCCGCTAGGTTCAAATCGGCGCAGGGAAGAGAGTCTTTGGTCTCGTGTTCAGCAGGGCAACGATCCGGATGTTCAGCGTGCTGCACGCTTCCTTCAGGGGCTTCTGGACCGAGCTCATCTGCCACCCTACGAATTCCTCAGCCATGTGCTCGACCGTGTCGGAGAATGCGGATCTACCGGATGGGAAATGCTGAATGCGCGCCTCGGCACGCCTGCGCGAGATCCGATTGAGGCTTTGCTCTCGCGATCGATCAGCCAGGACAGCGCTGCTCCATCCTCCATTCAGGCATTTGTTGCCGCGATTGAATCGGAGTCCGTGGAAATTAAACGAGACTTGGCTGACGCTGGGCGTGAAGTGCGCGTAATGACTGTGCACGGAGCAAAGGGGCTTCAGGCGCCGGTAGTCATCCTGCCGGACACGACTTTCAAGCCGAAGACAGGAGCACCATCGGTTCTGGAAAGCGCGAATGCTGTCGTGTGGTCTCCGCGCAAGGATACGGATGCGGACGTCTCGGCAAAAGCGCGTGCGCTTTCAGAGGCAAAGGCCAGGGAAGAGCATCGCCGGTTGCTCTACGTCGCGCTCACGCGCGCGCAGGACCGCCTGATCATCGCGGGGCATTGGCAAGGGCCGGTTGGAGAAGGAAAAACCGGCTACGACAAGGATTCGTGGTATGCTTTGTGCGACAGCGCAATGGCGGCGCTGGAGCACGTGGAGCTGGATGGCATCCGGCGTTTCGGGAACGTTCTAACAGCTAAGTCGGCGGGCATCCTTGACAGCGGTTCAGCCGGAGCAGCGCTTCCTGGCTGGGCACTGACGACCGCGCCCGTTGATCCTGCCGGCCGAAAACTCTCCGCACCGACGAGTCTGCTTGGTCCCAAGACCAGGGTTGTGGCACCCTTCGACGCTGCCAGAGAAGCCCGGCTTAAGCGTGGGCGCGCTATCCACGCTTTGCTTCAATACTTGCCGGAGTTGCCCGCTGAACGCCGGGAAGCCGCCGCTGAAACCTATTTGAACAAAGATGCAGAGCTGACCGAAGCGCAGCGCGCAGAGATGAAAGCCGCTGCCCTGGGCGTGATGCGGGATGAGGCCCTGCAGGAGCTGTTTTTACCCGGCGGGCGCGCGGAGGCCGCAATTATCGGGAAATCGGATCTGTTGCCTCCCGGAACGGTCATAAATGGCCGGGTGGACCGTTTGGTCGTGACGTCAGAACGCGTGTTGGTGATTGATTTCAAGACGGACCAACCTGCGCCGGATGATCCCAAAAATGTTGCCGAAACCTACATCGCGCAGATGGCGGCCTATTGGGCGGTGCTGAGAACAGCTTTTCCCGACCGGGAGGTGATCGCCACGCTATGTTGGACGGACGGGCCTAGATTGATGCGCCTGCCGGAGCGCCAGTTGTTAGATGTTCTCACAAGTGCGCGTGGGATGGTTTGA
- the addB gene encoding double-strand break repair protein AddB, with the protein MAAEALFGPDAPRIRTIAPGTAFVRELARALALETGLAGRPDALADAIIYVPNRRSARALSLALYDAAGEQTILPPDIRALGDLDSGEPPPIAEQALSGIAPPLSSARQLGEITSLVRQFYQRAMGVDLPPASALASARELSRLLEQAAMSEAVDWSKLDALGLQADLAAHWSRSAEFLKIITQYWPQRLDELGASDPYKERLRAARSLAEHWRDVPPKGPVIIAGSTGATPPGRILMRAVLNMPQGLIVLPGLDTGLSEKQWAAVLKAPGHPQNTLIRTLNALDWPVQDVASWPGVVDDAAARARVRLIHEALAPAEDTADWRATLEGLSEESGQPIQEFVRAGLKGLSVTELPNEAAEAEAAALLMRGTLDEPGKTAALVTPDAGLARRVSALLGRWGVNVPPSAPVPLGRTAAGSLIGLCARWAADPGEPAVLASILKHPFVRRRMDARILDLYFLRGPRRWGNLDELAASIDMRDQLEPRSAFTRAEQDQAIQSVRQLIEAFEISQADFTVAKFVTADAAAKSIADLAGAISETPMPWAGEDGAGASNLLQRLAELGPYLGEMTPQAFADLVDAEASKLPVQTSEPEHPRLSIWGPLEARLQSADTVILAGLNEDVWPEKPPADAFLPRRFRAPLGLNDPEERMGLSAHDFAQLAAAPHVVMLYAARRDDSPAVASRWVWRLRTLAEGAFGERTGELLKGEAGDLPDWVSAIQARGIGRLPPGFSAEPRPKKRAPEDWPRRLSVTRVDRLQRDPYSLWAESVLGLKEVDVLGAPLAANLRGTAIHAALDAFEAEGVAKNSETLLALLREELKRTGEPEASWAGRLAIWEDVVAWYLEWRRGRDITGKVAREVRGQYATEIAGTAFTLSATADRIERTATGGLVIVDFKTGMPPTDKSIAAGFDQQMPLQAVIAMNGGFENVAPAPVEALEYVAVRGKPDARRVGEGKNSPLSLEEMIAAARDGYARLVAAYRSPDAVFASAPRVQFVKYDYGYNLLARRAEWNRDASGGDGGDE; encoded by the coding sequence ATGGCGGCTGAGGCGCTATTCGGGCCGGATGCCCCGCGCATCCGAACGATTGCGCCGGGAACGGCCTTTGTGAGGGAACTGGCGCGTGCGCTTGCCCTTGAAACGGGCCTGGCTGGAAGGCCCGATGCGCTCGCGGACGCAATCATCTATGTTCCCAATCGCCGATCGGCGCGAGCGCTCTCTTTGGCGCTTTACGATGCGGCCGGAGAGCAAACGATTTTGCCACCAGACATCCGGGCGCTAGGCGATCTGGATAGCGGCGAACCGCCACCAATAGCTGAGCAGGCATTGTCCGGCATTGCGCCGCCTCTATCCTCTGCGCGACAACTGGGGGAGATCACGAGCCTTGTCCGGCAGTTCTATCAGCGCGCAATGGGCGTAGATCTGCCTCCCGCGAGCGCTTTGGCGTCCGCGCGAGAGCTAAGCCGTCTGCTCGAGCAAGCTGCCATGAGCGAAGCGGTCGACTGGAGCAAGCTGGACGCTCTGGGGCTGCAGGCGGACTTGGCGGCGCACTGGTCGCGCTCCGCTGAGTTCCTGAAAATCATTACCCAATACTGGCCGCAGCGACTGGATGAACTTGGCGCTTCAGATCCGTATAAGGAGCGGTTGAGAGCCGCGCGGTCGCTGGCGGAACACTGGCGGGACGTGCCGCCCAAAGGGCCGGTGATAATTGCCGGATCAACCGGTGCGACGCCGCCGGGCCGTATCCTCATGCGGGCTGTTCTAAATATGCCTCAGGGGCTCATTGTGCTGCCCGGGCTTGATACCGGGCTCTCAGAAAAGCAGTGGGCTGCTGTTCTGAAAGCGCCTGGCCATCCGCAGAACACTCTTATTCGGACTCTCAATGCGCTTGATTGGCCGGTGCAGGATGTCGCGTCCTGGCCTGGTGTAGTCGACGATGCAGCCGCGCGAGCGAGAGTGCGATTGATCCACGAGGCACTTGCGCCGGCTGAAGACACTGCGGACTGGCGGGCCACTCTTGAAGGGCTGTCTGAGGAAAGCGGGCAGCCCATTCAGGAGTTCGTGCGGGCAGGCCTAAAAGGGCTCAGTGTAACCGAGCTGCCAAACGAGGCCGCCGAGGCAGAAGCGGCGGCTTTGCTGATGAGAGGGACGCTGGATGAGCCTGGCAAGACGGCGGCGCTGGTTACGCCTGATGCAGGTCTCGCGCGCCGCGTTTCCGCGCTGCTTGGCCGGTGGGGTGTCAATGTCCCGCCCTCCGCGCCTGTGCCCCTTGGTCGGACTGCGGCCGGGAGCCTGATCGGTCTTTGCGCAAGGTGGGCAGCAGACCCCGGCGAACCGGCCGTGCTGGCGTCCATCCTGAAGCACCCGTTCGTCCGCCGCCGGATGGATGCGCGGATACTCGACCTCTATTTCCTTCGTGGGCCGCGCCGCTGGGGCAATCTGGATGAATTGGCGGCCAGTATCGATATGCGCGATCAGTTGGAGCCCCGTTCGGCCTTTACGCGCGCGGAACAGGATCAGGCTATCCAATCTGTTCGCCAACTCATTGAGGCGTTCGAGATTTCGCAGGCTGATTTCACGGTTGCGAAATTCGTTACGGCAGATGCAGCTGCTAAGAGTATCGCTGATCTTGCTGGGGCAATCAGCGAGACACCGATGCCTTGGGCGGGGGAAGACGGAGCCGGGGCATCCAATCTTCTTCAGCGGTTGGCGGAGCTTGGGCCTTATCTCGGAGAGATGACCCCTCAGGCATTCGCGGATCTTGTGGATGCTGAAGCCTCCAAGTTGCCGGTGCAGACAAGCGAACCTGAACACCCAAGGCTGTCTATCTGGGGGCCGCTCGAAGCGCGCTTGCAATCGGCAGACACAGTAATTCTTGCCGGCCTGAACGAGGATGTGTGGCCGGAAAAGCCACCTGCCGATGCGTTCCTTCCGCGAAGGTTCCGGGCGCCACTCGGCCTGAATGACCCTGAAGAACGAATGGGATTGTCGGCGCACGACTTTGCTCAACTCGCGGCCGCGCCGCATGTCGTCATGCTTTATGCCGCGCGGCGCGATGATAGCCCGGCGGTTGCGTCCCGTTGGGTGTGGCGCTTGAGAACGCTGGCCGAAGGCGCCTTCGGTGAACGCACAGGCGAGCTTTTGAAGGGGGAGGCCGGCGACCTTCCAGATTGGGTTTCTGCTATTCAGGCGCGCGGGATCGGAAGACTGCCGCCCGGCTTTTCTGCTGAGCCGCGACCAAAGAAGAGGGCCCCGGAAGACTGGCCGCGCAGGCTTTCAGTGACGCGCGTAGACCGGCTTCAGCGAGATCCATATTCTCTTTGGGCGGAGTCTGTTCTGGGGCTCAAAGAGGTTGATGTTCTCGGAGCGCCGCTCGCGGCGAATTTGCGCGGGACAGCGATTCACGCGGCATTGGATGCGTTTGAGGCGGAGGGTGTTGCGAAGAATTCAGAGACGCTTCTCGCTCTGTTGCGCGAAGAGCTGAAGAGGACGGGCGAGCCTGAAGCTTCGTGGGCGGGGCGCCTCGCAATTTGGGAGGATGTGGTCGCCTGGTATCTCGAATGGCGCAGGGGGCGCGACATCACCGGCAAGGTGGCGCGTGAGGTGCGAGGACAGTACGCAACGGAGATTGCAGGAACGGCCTTCACGCTATCGGCAACTGCGGACAGGATTGAGCGGACGGCGACCGGCGGTCTTGTGATCGTCGACTTCAAAACTGGAATGCCGCCTACGGATAAATCAATCGCAGCGGGGTTTGACCAGCAAATGCCGCTTCAGGCGGTAATCGCAATGAATGGTGGATTTGAGAATGTTGCGCCTGCGCCGGTTGAAGCGCTCGAATACGTTGCTGTCCGCGGGAAGCCTGATGCGCGACGGGTCGGAGAAGGAAAGAACAGTCCGCTTTCGCTCGAGGAGATGATTGCGGCAGCCCGGGACGGCTATGCGAGGCTGGTCGCGGCGTATCGATCTCCGGACGCTGTGTTTGCGTCTGCACCGCGCGTGCAGTTCGTGAAGTATGACTATGGCTACAACCTGCTTGCGCGCCGGGCGGAATGGAATCGGGACGCATCAGGTGGGGATGGCGGAGATGAGTGA
- a CDS encoding nucleotidyltransferase family protein, whose translation MSVPIPHTAMVLAAGLGTRMRPLTNACPKPLIEVRGRKLIDRVIGPLRTAGVKRLVVNVHYLADQIETYLEALEGFEVVVSDERGEVLETGGGLAKARGLLGDDPIFVLNTDAFWFPEDAAPLVALAAAFDPAAEDERLLVADTGKALGFDGPGDFFMATDGQLRRRGDADTAPWAYAGVRIMKPQVYDGMAVERFSAVKIWDKLIPQGRIKGLALDAFWLHVGDPQALKDAEMWVLCHGG comes from the coding sequence ATGAGCGTTCCAATTCCGCATACCGCAATGGTGCTTGCCGCTGGTTTGGGAACACGTATGCGGCCGCTTACGAACGCTTGTCCAAAGCCACTCATTGAAGTGCGCGGGCGTAAACTCATTGATCGTGTGATCGGTCCGTTGCGGACGGCGGGCGTAAAACGGCTGGTTGTCAATGTTCATTATCTCGCGGATCAGATTGAAACATATCTGGAGGCGCTGGAGGGATTTGAGGTCGTTGTCTCCGATGAGCGGGGGGAAGTGCTTGAAACGGGTGGCGGGCTGGCAAAGGCGCGCGGCCTTTTGGGGGATGATCCGATCTTTGTGCTGAATACGGATGCATTCTGGTTCCCGGAAGACGCGGCGCCACTGGTGGCGCTGGCGGCGGCTTTCGATCCGGCAGCGGAGGATGAACGTTTGCTGGTGGCCGATACCGGGAAAGCTTTGGGATTTGATGGTCCCGGAGACTTCTTCATGGCGACGGACGGACAGTTGCGCCGGCGAGGCGACGCGGACACCGCGCCATGGGCGTATGCCGGCGTCCGCATCATGAAGCCTCAGGTGTATGATGGAATGGCCGTTGAGCGCTTCTCGGCCGTGAAAATCTGGGACAAACTTATCCCGCAAGGGCGCATCAAGGGATTGGCGCTGGACGCTTTCTGGCTTCATGTTGGCGATCCGCAGGCGCTGAAAGATGCGGAAATGTGGGTGCTGTGTCATGGCGGCTGA
- a CDS encoding aminoglycoside phosphotransferase family protein: MDSASDSRAQEIGRFLASIGDGWDRAHLNPLNQDASTRRYFRLTREDGAKALLMDAPRVESDPCPPEADPQTRARMGWNAMTRLAASRVEAFALISQHLRGLGLHAPEVYAFDAAHGFALIEDFGEGLEFARVIERGEADERVLYRAAAETLAELHKAPVPGVLVQGQAVWPLLDFDAVALGANADLYADWLPAERGAPALNGAGRARWEEERDALIGKALSFPRTLTLRDYHAENLLWLPGGKVGLLDFQDAVRGWDAWDMAMLTQDARRFVSTEASEAAIKTFLDRTGQSRTAFDERLAVIGALNALRIAGVFSRLQHRDGKPRYGQFQPRQLSILAGNLQHPSLAGMRAFVAEQTPFVFEAKA, from the coding sequence ATGGACTCAGCCTCTGACTCGCGCGCGCAAGAGATCGGTCGTTTCCTCGCCAGCATTGGCGATGGATGGGACCGCGCCCACCTAAATCCGCTCAATCAGGACGCATCCACGCGCCGGTATTTCCGGCTGACCCGGGAAGATGGCGCCAAAGCGCTGCTCATGGATGCGCCGCGCGTCGAAAGCGACCCTTGCCCGCCAGAGGCAGACCCGCAAACGCGGGCGCGCATGGGCTGGAATGCGATGACGCGACTGGCTGCTTCGCGCGTCGAGGCATTTGCCCTCATCTCGCAACATTTGCGCGGACTAGGGCTGCACGCTCCGGAAGTTTACGCCTTTGATGCCGCCCACGGCTTTGCGCTGATCGAAGATTTTGGCGAAGGGCTCGAATTTGCCCGTGTGATTGAGCGCGGCGAGGCCGATGAGCGTGTTCTTTATCGCGCCGCGGCAGAGACGCTTGCCGAACTGCATAAAGCGCCAGTGCCGGGCGTGCTCGTGCAGGGGCAGGCCGTCTGGCCGCTCCTGGATTTTGATGCGGTGGCGCTTGGCGCAAATGCTGATCTCTATGCGGACTGGCTGCCTGCTGAACGAGGCGCGCCAGCGTTGAACGGCGCCGGACGGGCGCGCTGGGAAGAAGAGCGGGACGCGCTTATCGGGAAGGCGCTTTCTTTTCCACGAACATTGACGCTGCGGGACTATCACGCTGAAAACCTGCTTTGGTTGCCCGGCGGAAAAGTGGGGTTGCTTGATTTTCAGGACGCTGTGCGCGGGTGGGACGCATGGGATATGGCAATGCTCACGCAGGATGCGCGGCGCTTTGTGAGCACCGAAGCATCTGAAGCCGCAATCAAGACATTCCTAGACAGGACGGGACAGTCGCGCACGGCATTCGATGAGCGCCTTGCGGTTATTGGCGCGCTGAATGCGCTGCGCATTGCCGGCGTATTCTCACGTCTTCAGCACAGGGACGGAAAGCCGCGCTATGGCCAGTTCCAGCCCCGACAACTGTCCATCCTTGCCGGGAACCTTCAGCATCCGTCTCTCGCTGGCATGCGCGCCTTCGTGGCAGAACAAACTCCCTTCGTGTTTGAGGCAAAGGCATGA
- the tsaE gene encoding tRNA (adenosine(37)-N6)-threonylcarbamoyltransferase complex ATPase subunit type 1 TsaE — MGQTFELAAEADTLRMGQALAGLLRAGDFVALHGDLGAGKTTLSRGLVQAILGSGDEVTSPTYTLVQVYEGPDFPVWHYDLYRLDDPEGVVELGWDETIDGVALVEWPDRAGRHLPATRLDVFLEITGDHRRLRLEPKGEGWQERLHGLSL, encoded by the coding sequence ATGGGCCAGACTTTTGAACTTGCCGCTGAGGCAGATACGCTCCGCATGGGGCAGGCGTTGGCGGGATTGCTGCGGGCAGGCGACTTCGTGGCGCTGCACGGTGATCTCGGAGCAGGGAAAACCACGCTGTCGCGAGGGCTGGTGCAGGCCATACTGGGAAGCGGCGATGAAGTCACAAGCCCAACTTATACGCTTGTACAGGTCTATGAGGGGCCGGACTTCCCTGTCTGGCACTATGATCTCTATCGTCTGGACGACCCGGAGGGCGTTGTTGAGCTCGGTTGGGATGAGACGATCGATGGAGTGGCGTTGGTTGAGTGGCCGGATCGCGCGGGACGCCACCTGCCGGCAACGCGGCTGGATGTATTCCTTGAAATAACCGGAGATCACCGCCGGCTAAGGCTGGAACCGAAGGGCGAAGGCTGGCAGGAACGGCTACATGGACTCAGCCTCTGA
- a CDS encoding NAD(P)/FAD-dependent oxidoreductase, with protein MDLSGAEKIVIAGAGQAAAQAAQSLRQGGYAGELIIVGEEPALPYQRPPLSKAYMKGEMDEERLYFKPAAWYQDNKIEVLLGTTATRIDRAARQLHLQHGAVLDYDALILATGSRPRALPCKGADLANVHDLRTLADVERIRPQMVSGRRIVIIGAGYIGLEAAAVARTMGLDVTVLEMAPRVLARVTSPVMSEFFTTEHTAKGVKILTNTALSHLEGQDGAVSAAVLADGSSLPADLILAGIGILPNEELAKDAGIACSNGILTDRDGRTSDPHVFAAGDCASRPLVHYGRAGRLESVHNAIEQGKLVAAAILGAPRPAEDCPWFWSDQYDLKLQIAGLSTGYDTIALRGDPGERKFAAFYLRNGTLIAVDAVNSPPEFLASKKMIMTGARIAPEMLSDTSISMKEIAAKAAA; from the coding sequence GTGGACCTTTCGGGCGCAGAAAAGATCGTTATTGCGGGCGCCGGTCAGGCCGCCGCACAAGCTGCGCAGTCGCTTCGTCAGGGCGGATACGCGGGCGAACTCATCATTGTCGGCGAAGAGCCTGCCCTGCCTTACCAGCGCCCGCCGCTCTCCAAAGCCTACATGAAAGGCGAAATGGATGAGGAGCGCCTCTATTTCAAACCCGCCGCCTGGTATCAGGACAACAAGATCGAAGTCCTTCTCGGCACCACTGCCACAAGAATTGATCGGGCCGCCCGGCAACTTCACCTGCAACACGGTGCCGTTCTGGACTATGATGCGCTGATCCTTGCGACTGGTTCCCGCCCCCGCGCGCTACCCTGCAAAGGCGCTGACCTGGCGAACGTTCATGACCTGCGCACCCTGGCCGATGTCGAGCGCATCCGGCCGCAGATGGTTTCTGGCCGCCGCATTGTCATCATCGGCGCTGGCTATATCGGGCTGGAAGCTGCTGCTGTCGCGCGTACGATGGGCCTCGACGTTACGGTGCTTGAGATGGCGCCCCGCGTCCTTGCGCGCGTAACTAGCCCGGTGATGAGCGAGTTCTTCACGACCGAGCATACAGCCAAAGGCGTCAAGATCCTCACGAATACGGCGCTCTCCCACCTTGAAGGCCAGGACGGCGCCGTCAGCGCAGCAGTTCTGGCCGATGGTAGCAGCCTGCCCGCGGATCTCATTCTGGCGGGTATCGGCATTCTCCCGAACGAAGAACTCGCCAAGGACGCCGGCATCGCCTGTTCCAATGGCATCCTGACGGACCGCGACGGCCGCACCTCGGATCCACATGTGTTCGCCGCGGGCGATTGCGCCAGCCGGCCACTGGTCCATTACGGTCGCGCAGGCCGCCTTGAGAGCGTTCACAACGCCATTGAGCAAGGCAAGCTCGTCGCCGCCGCAATCCTCGGCGCGCCTCGTCCGGCAGAAGATTGCCCTTGGTTCTGGTCGGACCAGTATGATCTGAAGCTCCAGATCGCCGGCCTCAGCACCGGATACGACACAATCGCCCTGCGCGGAGATCCCGGCGAGCGTAAGTTTGCTGCCTTCTACCTGCGCAACGGTACCCTGATCGCCGTCGACGCTGTGAATAGCCCACCAGAGTTCCTGGCGTCGAAGAAGATGATCATGACAGGCGCGAGGATCGCACCTGAAATGCTCAGCGATACTTCAATTTCAATGAAAGAGATCGCCGCAAAAGCCGCGGCCTGA
- a CDS encoding 2Fe-2S iron-sulfur cluster-binding protein: protein MAKITYVSHDGTERTVEAKNGESVMEAAIKNSIPGIDADCGGACACATCHVYVDDAFMDKVGTQEEMEKSMLDFAENVKANSRLSCQIKISDALDGLRVTTPESQH from the coding sequence ATGGCAAAGATCACCTATGTTTCGCATGACGGCACCGAACGCACGGTAGAAGCGAAGAACGGCGAATCTGTAATGGAAGCAGCGATCAAGAATTCCATTCCCGGGATTGATGCCGATTGCGGCGGCGCCTGCGCCTGCGCGACCTGCCATGTCTATGTCGACGATGCCTTCATGGACAAAGTCGGCACACAGGAAGAAATGGAAAAGTCGATGCTCGACTTTGCAGAGAACGTGAAAGCGAACTCCCGCCTCTCCTGCCAGATCAAGATCAGCGATGCGCTCGACGGTCTGCGCGTCACCACGCCAGAAAGCCAGCACTAA